The Saprospiraceae bacterium genome includes a window with the following:
- the recQ gene encoding DNA helicase RecQ, with translation MDKVLADKYKLLKEVWGYTTFREGQENVIDRVLAKKDSLVIMPTGGGKSLCYQLPALMMDGMTIVISPLIALMNDQVAALKSAGVQVAALHSNMTKSEQIDVDTQLQKSQIKLLYISPERINSSGFTDYLAKFQISLIAIDEAHCVSVWGNDFRPDYVMLNKVRDRFASVPFIALTATADAATQLDITKQLHLQEPEIFISSFERKNITTESRPAEQTYRQTVEFLQKTENQSGIIYCLSRNETEKLSAKLVSAGFNCAYYHAGMSPAERLKVQKEFQEDKVRFICATIAFGMGIDKSNIRWVIHYAMPKNLEGYYQEIGRAGRDGSPARALLFYSWGDYIMLKRFIDDSQATEEYKTVQYAKLDRMWEYASANECRTNLVLNYFGEYRTKPCRHCDNCIHPPKSKDATVTAQKALSAIIRCNENVGINTLIDVLRGSYRAEIRDAGLDRIKTFGAGKDISYINWKIYITQLINQGYIRIDYMDGFKLKATPLTKLVLFEGVSVQLVDISSNDLEIERPKAQRKKQKLHEGLMLKLREWRSEMATKQQVPAYVIFSDQVFENIVAKKPLIKTDLLNIEGIGKVKYEKYGDTLLAIIRGYISEQVEVKNVKGQTYIGTFNLLQKGLNPKQIAQQREITEATVYGHIAYLYSNDEDVDMLAHVTHEEITAVHKAWIKSDKQMALAPIAEYMDAPLEFHKIRLALAYIVKNLNT, from the coding sequence ATGGACAAGGTGCTCGCAGACAAATATAAATTATTAAAAGAGGTATGGGGCTATACTACTTTTCGTGAAGGTCAGGAAAATGTAATAGACAGGGTCTTGGCAAAAAAAGATTCCTTAGTTATCATGCCAACAGGTGGCGGAAAATCTCTTTGTTACCAACTACCTGCTTTGATGATGGATGGCATGACGATAGTGATTTCTCCACTTATCGCACTGATGAATGATCAGGTTGCAGCTCTAAAATCTGCGGGTGTGCAAGTAGCTGCTTTGCACTCCAATATGACAAAATCAGAGCAAATCGACGTAGATACACAACTACAAAAATCTCAGATTAAATTGTTGTACATTTCACCTGAACGCATCAATTCTTCCGGTTTCACTGACTACCTGGCAAAGTTTCAGATCAGCCTGATAGCTATAGATGAGGCACATTGTGTCTCTGTATGGGGCAATGATTTCAGACCTGATTATGTCATGCTCAATAAAGTCAGAGACAGGTTTGCTTCTGTGCCTTTTATCGCACTCACAGCAACTGCGGATGCTGCCACACAACTTGATATAACTAAACAACTGCACCTTCAGGAGCCTGAGATATTCATTTCCAGCTTCGAGCGTAAAAATATCACTACTGAATCCCGCCCTGCCGAACAAACATACAGGCAAACTGTGGAATTCCTCCAAAAAACCGAAAACCAAAGCGGTATCATTTATTGCCTTTCCCGAAATGAAACAGAAAAACTATCTGCCAAGCTTGTGTCAGCAGGATTTAATTGTGCGTATTATCATGCCGGAATGAGTCCTGCCGAAAGATTAAAAGTGCAGAAGGAGTTTCAGGAAGACAAGGTGCGGTTTATATGCGCCACTATTGCTTTTGGAATGGGAATCGATAAAAGCAATATAAGATGGGTCATCCATTACGCCATGCCAAAAAATCTGGAAGGCTACTATCAGGAGATTGGTCGGGCTGGAAGAGACGGTAGCCCTGCACGCGCATTGTTGTTCTATAGCTGGGGCGACTATATCATGCTCAAAAGATTTATAGATGACAGTCAGGCGACAGAAGAGTACAAAACTGTGCAATATGCCAAACTGGACCGCATGTGGGAATATGCCTCTGCCAATGAATGCAGAACAAATCTAGTACTCAATTATTTTGGCGAATACCGTACGAAACCATGCCGGCATTGTGATAACTGTATTCATCCACCAAAGAGCAAAGATGCCACAGTAACAGCCCAAAAAGCCCTCTCAGCCATTATCCGATGTAATGAAAACGTGGGTATCAATACTCTTATAGACGTATTGCGCGGTTCATATCGGGCTGAAATCAGAGATGCTGGTCTGGACAGAATCAAGACATTTGGTGCAGGAAAAGACATTTCTTATATCAACTGGAAAATTTACATCACCCAACTCATCAATCAAGGATATATAAGGATAGATTATATGGATGGATTTAAACTTAAAGCCACACCACTCACTAAACTTGTTTTGTTCGAAGGTGTCTCAGTCCAGCTTGTAGATATCTCGTCGAATGACCTGGAAATAGAAAGACCAAAAGCTCAAAGGAAAAAACAGAAATTGCATGAAGGACTGATGCTCAAACTCAGAGAATGGCGCTCAGAGATGGCTACAAAACAACAGGTGCCGGCATATGTTATTTTTAGCGATCAGGTTTTTGAAAATATTGTTGCAAAAAAACCATTGATCAAAACTGATCTATTGAATATAGAAGGGATAGGAAAAGTCAAGTATGAAAAATATGGAGATACCTTGCTGGCTATCATCAGAGGATATATAAGTGAACAGGTCGAAGTTAAAAATGTAAAAGGACAAACCTATATTGGTACATTCAATTTATTACAAAAAGGCCTGAATCCTAAACAAATTGCTCAACAAAGAGAGATAACTGAAGCTACTGTATATGGCCATATTGCATACCTTTACTCCAATGATGAAGATGTAGATATGCTCGCCCATGTAACTCATGAAGAAATCACAGCCGTGCATAAGGCCTGGATAAAATCCGACAAACAAATGGCGCTCGCACCTATTGCTGAATATATGGATGCACCACTAGAATTTCACAAGATAAGACTTGCATTAGCATATATTGTGAAAAATTTAAATACGTAA
- a CDS encoding glycoside hydrolase family 16 protein: protein MRNILIIILLHSIICHASAQAKKVKTIVPDVQECIMSPYKLVFSDDFDGATLDTSKWFTYYPYGPSTAPDSCSFCRTHVTANIYKDENVSIKNGLLLLKSDKIVSSWFGQEYQYTSGLVYSKQKFTTYGKYEMRCKLPKGKQQWPAFWVFGWNTEIDFFEFICKGTKKIEFSLHKWSSQNCPNNNPAKGSPCYSSVSGIVDFGIDFSEDFHTFTVEYEPHMIKYYIDGVMVRYIPKYYDLKGNPLNTCRIKPGEYLMEPAFPFLGEPVHVIANQSVCRKHKEKKPIFPNLMEIDYIRVFQKEIQEDLKSSDHIK, encoded by the coding sequence ATGCGTAACATACTGATTATAATATTATTGCATTCAATTATTTGTCATGCTTCAGCACAAGCCAAAAAAGTAAAGACTATTGTGCCCGATGTACAGGAATGTATTATGTCACCTTATAAGTTGGTTTTTTCTGATGATTTTGATGGAGCAACTCTGGATACTTCAAAGTGGTTCACTTACTACCCTTATGGTCCATCGACTGCCCCTGATTCCTGTTCATTTTGCAGAACTCATGTCACAGCCAATATATATAAAGACGAAAATGTATCCATAAAAAATGGGCTACTTCTTTTAAAATCTGATAAAATTGTCTCCTCTTGGTTTGGACAGGAATATCAATATACGTCAGGTCTGGTATACTCCAAACAAAAATTTACCACATACGGTAAATATGAAATGAGATGTAAACTTCCTAAAGGGAAACAGCAATGGCCTGCCTTTTGGGTTTTTGGGTGGAATACTGAGATCGATTTTTTTGAATTCATCTGCAAAGGCACTAAAAAAATCGAGTTTTCACTCCATAAATGGTCATCACAAAACTGTCCCAATAATAACCCTGCCAAAGGTTCTCCATGCTACAGCAGCGTTTCAGGAATAGTGGATTTTGGTATTGATTTTTCTGAAGATTTCCATACTTTTACAGTAGAATATGAGCCTCATATGATCAAATATTACATAGACGGTGTCATGGTCCGATACATTCCGAAATATTACGATCTGAAAGGTAACCCTCTCAATACGTGCAGGATAAAACCAGGGGAATACCTTATGGAACCGGCATTTCCATTTCTTGGCGAACCAGTACATGTGATTGCTAATCAGTCTGTGTGTCGCAAACACAAAGAAAAAAAACCTATATTTCCCAATTTGATGGAAATAGACTATATCCGGGTGTTTCAGAAGGAAATTCAGGAAGATTTGAAGTCATCAGATCATATAAAATAA